From a region of the Deltaproteobacteria bacterium genome:
- a CDS encoding DUF4405 domain-containing protein gives MADTSGKKRSFFDQVTESQVWRSVFRHGYADTPRNRILQVSSNVFLHLHPSKLPRHAVRIRFTWCAGGVTFLFYLITVVTGVILMFYYRPTGNHAYSDIKYLQFDVPFGMIMRNMHRWAAHAMVIAVWIHMLRVFMTGSYKPPREFNWVIGVNLLVFTLLLSFTGYLLPWDQLSIWAVTVGTNMARATPFLGHEGPFADLIGVDARYDARSFLVGGRLVGDATLLRFYVLHCIFIPIIASVLMIVHFWRIRKDGGISGPL, from the coding sequence TTGGCTGACACCAGCGGGAAGAAGCGTTCCTTCTTCGACCAGGTCACGGAGTCGCAGGTTTGGCGGTCGGTATTTCGGCACGGGTACGCCGATACGCCGCGCAACCGGATTCTGCAGGTCTCGTCGAATGTGTTCCTGCACCTGCACCCGTCGAAGCTGCCGCGGCACGCCGTGCGAATTCGATTTACCTGGTGCGCAGGTGGGGTGACGTTCCTGTTCTATCTGATCACCGTCGTCACCGGCGTGATCTTGATGTTCTACTACCGGCCGACCGGCAACCACGCGTACTCGGACATCAAGTACCTGCAGTTCGACGTGCCGTTCGGCATGATCATGCGCAACATGCACCGGTGGGCCGCTCACGCGATGGTGATCGCGGTGTGGATCCACATGCTGCGCGTGTTCATGACTGGCTCCTACAAGCCGCCGCGTGAGTTCAACTGGGTCATCGGCGTGAATTTGCTCGTATTTACGCTGCTGTTGTCGTTCACCGGCTATCTGTTGCCGTGGGACCAGTTGTCGATCTGGGCGGTGACGGTCGGCACCAACATGGCGCGTGCGACGCCGTTCCTCGGCCACGAAGGGCCGTTCGCTGACCTCATCGGCGTCGATGCGCGATACGACGCGCGGTCGTTCTTGGTCGGCGGACGCCTGGTCGGGGACGCGACGCTGCTGCGTTTCTACGTGCTGCACTGCATCTTCATTCCGATCATCGCGTCCGTGCTGATGATCGTCCACTTCTGGCGCATCCGGAAGGACGGCGGGATTTCCGGCCCGCTGTGA
- a CDS encoding ubiquinol-cytochrome c reductase iron-sulfur subunit codes for MANLELLRQEGCDPSQHIWSRRNFIGLMGWGAVLGSLGVGTLAFGRYMYPRVLFEPRMAFKVGKPEAYRINDVSEEWIEKYRFWIVRTTEGFFALSGICTHLGCTPRWLASENKFKCPCHGSGYRGIDPSDPYPGITGINFEGPAPRPLERYKIGLAEDGQLIVDKSVAFRQEKGEWTKPDAFLKYTG; via the coding sequence ATGGCCAATTTAGAGCTTCTACGGCAAGAGGGCTGCGACCCCAGCCAACACATCTGGTCGCGGCGCAATTTCATCGGTCTCATGGGGTGGGGGGCCGTGTTGGGCTCGCTTGGCGTCGGCACGCTCGCGTTCGGGCGGTACATGTACCCGAGGGTTCTGTTCGAACCGCGCATGGCGTTCAAGGTCGGCAAGCCGGAGGCCTACCGGATCAACGACGTCAGCGAGGAGTGGATCGAGAAGTACCGCTTCTGGATCGTGCGAACTACGGAGGGGTTCTTCGCCTTGTCCGGGATCTGCACCCACCTCGGCTGCACACCGAGGTGGCTCGCGAGCGAAAACAAGTTCAAATGTCCGTGCCACGGCTCCGGCTACCGCGGCATCGACCCGAGCGATCCCTATCCCGGGATTACCGGGATCAACTTCGAGGGGCCGGCACCGCGGCCGCTCGAGCGCTACAAGATCGGCCTCGCGGAAGACGGCCAGCTAATTGTCGACAAGAGCGTCGCGTTCCGCCAGGAAAAGGGCGAGTGGACCAAGCCCGACGCCTTCCTCAAATACACGGGCTGA
- a CDS encoding cytochrome C, whose protein sequence is MAEATNDAAAAPAAQTPKKKKIKGKLSDLPNRIHTWPYLVRMEFLCALVIMIVMTVWSINIDAPTEQAADPNRTPNPSKAPWYFLGLQEMLVYFDPWFAGVVLPSLIIVGLMVIPYIDINPRGNGYYTVKERKFAVSMFMFGFLVLWIALIVIGTFFRGPGWNLFWPWQYWDPHKTVALTNVDLPYQLGARTQSAMFLIGAIATLGYYPGLAIVGQFLLRKKPVYQELGAVRYHIVAFLFLMMMALPLKMFLRLAFNTKYIWVTPWFNI, encoded by the coding sequence ATGGCCGAAGCCACCAACGACGCGGCGGCCGCCCCCGCGGCACAAACGCCCAAGAAGAAGAAGATCAAGGGCAAGCTGTCCGATCTGCCCAATCGGATCCACACGTGGCCGTACCTGGTCCGCATGGAGTTTCTGTGCGCCCTGGTCATCATGATCGTGATGACGGTGTGGTCGATCAACATCGACGCACCGACCGAGCAGGCGGCCGACCCGAACCGCACCCCGAACCCGTCGAAGGCGCCGTGGTACTTCCTCGGCTTGCAGGAGATGCTCGTCTACTTCGACCCCTGGTTCGCGGGCGTCGTGCTGCCGAGCCTCATCATCGTGGGCTTGATGGTCATCCCGTACATCGACATCAATCCGCGCGGTAACGGCTACTACACCGTGAAAGAGCGCAAATTCGCGGTGTCGATGTTCATGTTCGGCTTCCTGGTCCTGTGGATCGCGCTGATCGTGATCGGCACGTTCTTCCGCGGGCCCGGGTGGAACCTGTTTTGGCCGTGGCAATACTGGGATCCGCACAAGACGGTCGCCCTGACCAACGTCGACCTGCCGTATCAACTCGGAGCGCGAACCCAGTCCGCCATGTTCCTCATCGGGGCGATCGCAACCCTGGGCTACTACCCGGGCCTCGCGATCGTCGGCCAGTTCCTGTTGCGCAAGAAGCCCGTGTACCAGGAACTCGGCGCGGTGCGCTACCACATCGTCGCGTTCCTGTTCCTGATGATGATGGCGCTGCCGCTGAAGATGTTCCTGCGGCTCGCGTTCAATACGAAGTACATCTGGGTTACGCCCTGGTTCAACATCTGA
- a CDS encoding HAD family hydrolase, translating to MTRRRISMLVYLFDIDGTLLLTGGAGTRALNSLFLQRFGVRSAMDGIRPAGKTDPLIVAEMIERALGRPPADGEIEDLLAAYVPLLAAEIAASDRFRVMPGAVEAVRGLAAAGVPVGLATGNVREAARLKLTRIGLWETFAFGGFGDDSPDRAALVAAAIERARRAVAADLPASAFVVVGDTPRDVAAARACGCRAVCVPTGGYEAGDLAACAPDAVLASLRDLPGWHAAQTGG from the coding sequence ATGACCCGTCGGCGCATCTCGATGCTCGTCTACCTGTTCGACATCGACGGCACCCTCCTGCTCACTGGCGGGGCCGGCACACGCGCGCTCAATTCCCTGTTTTTACAACGATTTGGCGTAAGATCGGCCATGGACGGCATTCGCCCGGCCGGCAAGACCGACCCCCTCATCGTCGCGGAAATGATCGAACGCGCGCTCGGCAGGCCGCCGGCGGACGGGGAGATCGAGGATTTGCTCGCGGCCTACGTGCCGCTGTTGGCTGCGGAGATCGCCGCGAGCGACCGGTTCCGAGTGATGCCGGGCGCGGTCGAAGCCGTCCGCGGGCTGGCGGCCGCCGGGGTGCCGGTCGGCCTGGCCACGGGCAATGTCAGGGAGGCCGCGCGCCTCAAACTCACGCGGATCGGCCTGTGGGAGACGTTTGCGTTCGGCGGCTTCGGGGACGACTCGCCGGACCGCGCGGCGCTGGTCGCGGCGGCGATCGAGCGGGCCCGCCGGGCCGTGGCCGCAGACCTACCGGCGAGCGCGTTCGTGGTGGTGGGCGACACGCCGCGCGACGTCGCCGCCGCGCGCGCGTGCGGCTGCCGCGCCGTGTGCGTGCCGACCGGCGGCTATGAGGCCGGCGATCTCGCCGCATGCGCCCCGGACGCGGTCCTCGCGAGCCTGCGCGATCTTCCCGGTTGGCACGCGGCGCAGACCGGTGGGTGA